The Coffea arabica cultivar ET-39 chromosome 3c, Coffea Arabica ET-39 HiFi, whole genome shotgun sequence genome contains a region encoding:
- the LOC113734376 gene encoding UPF0481 protein At3g47200-like produces the protein MSRDRSHQIAIRIDQKLSDLLDTSEKPAIFKIHGQLRSENEEAYEPEVVSIGPYHHGKPKLKEMEKHKLRYFKEILRRRGESAERYIIALADLQDQARRCYAEEINLSNDDFVEMLCLDGCFIIEFLRKCGHSGSHWQNDPLFQMLWLRTATVNDLILFENQLPFFVLQKLFDMTKSPRGEGNLIDLAIHLCRVGNLPNPGLNSHSEIFELFNAVHLLGLVHKILSASFSETLSSTMNSNRTGSNLFVKSAGELRQSGIKFEKAEDGKSLFHITFENGVFKIPPLVVEDHTESVFRNLIAYEEYMSNPSETWKCVTDYIIFIDCLIDSPSDVETLRRHDTIENRLGSDEALSTMFNKLSNHVHVGGRFCYTKIFDDVDKYTRRRWHIWRAHLLSKYFNNPWAFISFLAACALLLLTSVQAIFSILQYTSA, from the coding sequence ATGTCTAGAGACAGATCTCACCAAATTGCCATTCGCATTGATCAAAAGCTTTCTGACCTATTGGATACGTCGGAGAAGCCAGCGATCTTCAAAATCCATGGTCAACTACGAAGTGAAAATGAAGAGGCATACGAACCAGAAGTGGTTTCCATCGGACCTTATCACCACGGTAAGCCTAAACTGAAAGAGATGGAGAAGCATAAGCTAAGGTACTTCAAAGAGATTCTTCGTCGTAGAGGTGAGAGTGCTGAGAGATACATCATAGCTTTGGCTGATCTTCAAGATCAAGCTCGAAGGTGTTACGCAGAAGAAATCAATCTTAGTAATGATGATTTTGTTGAAATGCTATGCCTTGATGGCTGCTTTATCATCGAGTTCTTGAGGAAATGTGGACATTCAGGATCACACTGGCAGAATGACCCCCTTTTTCAGATGCTTTGGCTACGCACAGCCACTGTGAATGACCTAATATTATTTGAGAATCAGTTGCCCTTTTTTGTCCTGCAGAAACTGTTCGATATGACCAAGTCACCAAGAGGAGAAGGGAACCTTATTGACCTAGCTATTCATCTCTGTCGGGTTGGGAACTTGCCCAATCCAGGTCTAAATTCTCATTCTGAAATCTTCGAACTTTTTAATGCGGTTCATCTTCTTGGCCTCGTGCACAAAATTCTGTCTGCCTCATTTTCTGAAACACTTTCCTCAACCATGAATTCCAATCGTACGGGCTCAAATCTGTTCGTAAAATCAGCTGGTGAGCTCCGACAAAGTGGAATCAAGTTCGAGAAGGCAGAGGATGGTAAATCCTTGTTCCATATCACTTTCGAAAATGGTGTATTTAAAATCCCTCCTTTAGTTGTGGAAGATCATACAGAATCCGTCTTCAGAAACTTGATTGCATATGAAGAGTATATGTCTAATCCATCTGAGACATGGAAGTGCGTAACTGATTACATAATCTTCATAGATTGTCTCATAGATTCCCCATCCGATGTTGAAACGCTTCGCAGACATGATACCATCGAGAATCGGTTAGGTAGTGATGAAGCACTCTCTACAATGTTTAACAAGCTAAGCAACCATGTTCATGTTGGCGGGAGATTCTGttacaccaaaatttttgaTGATGTGGACAAGTACACTCGCAGGCGCTGGCATATTTGGAGGGCGCACCTACTGAGCAAATATTTTAATAACCCGTGGGCTTTCATTTCGTTTCTGGCTGCATGTGCCTTGCTTCTCCTAACAAGTGTGCAGGCcatattttccatcctacagtATACTTCGGCTTAA